A part of Mustela erminea isolate mMusErm1 chromosome 9, mMusErm1.Pri, whole genome shotgun sequence genomic DNA contains:
- the LOC116599290 gene encoding olfactory receptor 145-like, with translation MASGNASFVTKFILVGLTDLPDLQLPLFCLFLVTYMVTVLGNLGLVTLIKLNAHLHTPMYFFLFNLSFIDLCYSSVFTPKMLINFTSKKNIISYRGCMTQLYFFCFFAISEAYVLTSMAYDRYVAICNPLLYNVAMSPKVCFILMLGSYLVSFLDAMAHTGCMLRLTFCDANTINHYLCDIFPLLQLSCTSTYVNELVVFILEGINVIVPTITIFVSYGFILSSILRISSTEGRSKAFSTCSSHIIAVSLFFGSGAFMYLQPSSAGSMDEGKISSVFYTNVVPLMNPFIYSLRNKDIKCAVRKTFSKRQF, from the coding sequence ATGGCTTCTGGAAATGCTTCTTTTGTGACCAAATTCATTCTTGTGGGGCTAACAGACCTACCAGATCTCCAGCTCCCTCTGTTCTGCCTGTTTCTAGTCACTTACATGGTCACTGTGTTGGGAAATTTGGGTTTGGTGACCCTAATCAAGCTGAATGCACACCtgcacacccccatgtactttttcctcttcaatttgTCCTTCATAGATCTCTGTTATTCTTCTGTGTTTACACCCAAAATGCTGATTAACTTCACATCAAAGAAGAATATTATCTCCTACAGAGGATGCATGACCCAgctttactttttctgtttttttgctatttctgAAGCTTATGTGCTGACATCAATGGCCTAtgatcgctatgtggccatctgtaacccacTCTTATATAATGTTGCCATGTCCCCCAAAGTGTGTTTCATCCTTATGCTTGGTTCATACTTGGTGTCATTTTTGGATGCCATGGCTCACACTGGATGCATGCTGAGACTGACCTTCTGTGATGCAAACACCATCAACCATTATTTGTGTGATatcttccctctgctccagctctCCTGCACCAGTACCTACGTGAATGAGCTGGTGGTTTTCATTTTAGAGGGTATCAATGTGATTGTGCCCACTATTACTATctttgtctcttatggtttcatCCTGTCCAGCATCCTGCGCATCAGCTCCACTGAGGGCAGGTCCAAAGCCTTCAGCACATGCAGTTCCCACATAAttgctgtttctctcttctttggatCAGGTGCGTTTATGTATCTTCAACCATCTTCTGCTGGGTCTATGGATGAGGGAAAAATCTCCTCTGTCTTTTATACCAATGTGGTTCCCTTGATGAACCCTTTCATTTACAGCTTGAGAAACAAAGACATTAAATGTGCTGTGAGAAAAACTTTCAGCAAGAGACAGTTTTAA